In Chlorocebus sabaeus isolate Y175 chromosome 5, mChlSab1.0.hap1, whole genome shotgun sequence, one genomic interval encodes:
- the LOC140711705 gene encoding uncharacterized protein, with product MVTMALPKALLRPRDAPTPRTGQYVSFSPRSGPRWIGGMYHGPPSKGRFAPLGGSGLSPRSGAFLPVPGADPSSPTPGVVGKQVGRGQSQRHLHPCSSLHSCILLLLPSSPPANTGPPASPGADFAAQHCHGDHLPFSLQSSHPSEGTPHRWAQADADFWTRQQWLPGGLMVHTWQPPVVTVASSWQRCRGDSEGQGVTQRQRLSATCPPPRRGLTHSCCRSAHTDWLSSLPPSEAQHHLLWNVPTLTQLFPALCQTGTWGAGTNVTRGDAPVPSFSFQDQSQRVFRTLITSPETPGERLGRPGQIVGSLRLKLGSGGPGRR from the coding sequence ATGGTAACCATGGCATTACCGAAAGCCCTCCTTCGGCCAAGGGATGCCCCAACCCCAAGGACAGGGCAGTACGTGAGCTTCAGCCCAAGATCTGGGCCCAGATGGATAGGAGGCATGTACCATGGCCCACCTTCCAAAGGAAGATTTGCCCCACTGGGTGGCAGTGGGCTTTCTCCAAGAAGCGGAGCCTTTCTCCCTGTTCCAGGTGCAGATCCCAGCAGCCCAACTCCAGGGGTTGTAGGCAAGCAGGTGGGCAGGGGCCAGAGCCAGCGGCACCTTCATCCCTGCTCCTCTCTGCACTCCTGCATCCTTCTcctgctcccctcctcccctcctgctaACACAGGGCCGCCAGCTTCCCCTGGCGCAGACTTTGCAGCTCAGCATTGCCACGGAGACCATCTGCCCTTCTCACTCCAGTCTTCACATCCCTCAGAAGGAACCCCACATCGGTGGGCTCAGGCAGATGCTGACTTCTGGACACGTCAACAGTGGCTGCCAGGTGGGCTCATGGTACACACATGGCAGCCTCCTGTGGTGACCGTGGCATCTTCATGGCAGCGGTGCAGGGGAGATTCAGAGGGGCAGGGAGTGACACAAAGACAGCGACTGTCTGCCACCTGCCCCCCACCCAGGAGGGGTTTGACTCATTCGTGCTGTCGTTCAGCACACACTGATTGGctttcctctctgcctccttctgAGGCACAGCACCACCTCCTTTGGAACGTGCCAACTCTCACCCAGCTTTTCCCAGCCCTGTGTCAGACTGGCACTTGGGGAGCGGGCACAAATGTCACAAGGGGAGATGCCCCTGTGCCCTCCTTCAGCTTTCAGGACCAGAGCCAGAGAGTCTTCCGAACACTCATAACCAGCCCAGAGACTCCAGGCGAGAGacttgggaggccggggcaaATAGTTGGTTCTTTGAGGCTGAAATTGGGCAGCGGGGGACCTGGGAGACGTTGA